The following is a genomic window from Bacteroidia bacterium.
GCTTGATTTCGATCTCTTTACGGGGAACTACAGATCCTGTAGCTACGGTTTTTTTGACGATATCTGTGTAGAATGCAGTTTCTGTCTGATATATGACCGGCGGCTTTTGGTTCTTCTTATAGAGGAAAAAACCGGTCCAGACAAATAATCCTAAAATACCACCGACAATCAGTATGGGAAGAATCGTGCGTTTCATAAGTAGTATGGGTTTCTTTTATGCAATTATATTTTTCAAAAACTTATTGATTATTCTGCTCTGAGGGCATCAACCGGGCTAATAGATAAAGCTCTTTTCGCAGGAATAAATCCGGCAAAAGCCCCTCCTGCCACCAGGATGACCAGCGCACGTACCATGAGTGAAAAATCTACTGAAGGGTCTTTAAAAAACCCACTTTCAATATGGAACTCAAGTGCTGCCCAGTTGTACAGTTCCAGCAATCCCAGCCCGCACATCAGGCCCACATAACCGGCAACTGTCGTAAGAAATACCGATTCCATGAGAATCAGGGAGACGATTGAAATCGGGCGTGCCCCCAATGCCCGGCGAACGCCGATTTCTTTGGTGCGCTCTTTCACCAATACGAGCATGATATTACTAATGCCGATGACCCCTGCAATGAGTGTACAAATACCGACAAACCATGAGAGCAGGTTGATCCCTGTCATCGTATTGCTCATCTGGTTAAATCGTTCTTCCAGATTAAAATGGCCAAATGCCCGGTTGTCATCGGGAGCTACCCGGTGCCGCGCTTTCAGGATTTTCAATACCTTTTCTTCGGCCACAGACACCGGTACATCATCCTGACTCGTAATGGCGATCCATCCTACAAAATCTCCGAAGTTGAATGCCTGCTGGAAGGTGGAAAATGGAATATAAATCTTCTGTGCTGCATTTTCTCCACGGCCTCCGGCCTGTTCGGTATCAAAGGTACCTACGACCTTGAAGTACACACCATTGATGTAGATATAGTCTCCGATGGGATCTTCATCTACATCAAACAAAATCTCTTTGACCCGGGGTCCAATTACCGCAACTTTCCGGCGCTCCTTTATGTCGAGCGGATTGATAAACCTCCCGGAGATAATCTTGGGGGACTCCACTTCAAATATATTGGGCATGTTTCCCGACACGCTGAAGGTTCCATAGCGGTTTCCCCGGGTTACACTGTTATTACCCTGCCATCCACCTAACTGATTGATCGGAGAAATGATTCGGGCCTCAGGAATCGCCTGCTCCATAGCCTTCATATCGTCCAGGGTCATCCGCATCCGCCGTCCGGGCGGAAGGCCATTGAATGCTTTGGAGGTGGACTGGTTCCAAACGTAGAGGCTATTGGTAGCCATTCCGGCAAAGTTACTGGTCGCGCCGGTTGAAAGCCCTTTTCCTGCCCCCATCATTACGACCAGCATAAAAATCCCCCAA
Proteins encoded in this region:
- a CDS encoding ABC transporter permease — encoded protein: MIDIDKWQEIFHSLSKNPLRTALTAFGVFWGIFMLVVMMGAGKGLSTGATSNFAGMATNSLYVWNQSTSKAFNGLPPGRRMRMTLDDMKAMEQAIPEARIISPINQLGGWQGNNSVTRGNRYGTFSVSGNMPNIFEVESPKIISGRFINPLDIKERRKVAVIGPRVKEILFDVDEDPIGDYIYINGVYFKVVGTFDTEQAGGRGENAAQKIYIPFSTFQQAFNFGDFVGWIAITSQDDVPVSVAEEKVLKILKARHRVAPDDNRAFGHFNLEERFNQMSNTMTGINLLSWFVGICTLIAGVIGISNIMLVLVKERTKEIGVRRALGARPISIVSLILMESVFLTTVAGYVGLMCGLGLLELYNWAALEFHIESGFFKDPSVDFSLMVRALVILVAGGAFAGFIPAKRALSISPVDALRAE